The Saccharothrix variisporea genome has a segment encoding these proteins:
- a CDS encoding GH32 C-terminal domain-containing protein: MPGSAFTRSLRRGTTTLAAVAVLVAASVIAAPAAQAATYPEYPYDATDYDEPFRGQFHFSSQGGWMNDVNAPLYYNGVYHLFYQHNPHGTYWDTMHWGHATSTDLVHWTQKPIALEPGVHNATLFSGGGWVDHDNVTGLKTGADAPILLFTNTNGVSIAYSTDGAKTFRMHNGGAKVISTPYESRDPKVFRDAARNRWGMVFWGNDGGNTAKFYSSTDLLTWTYRGEYRADWLFECPDLYQLPVDGNTANPKWVLQDASGEYVVGTLNSNGVFAPDSGWTGPQRMDVGRTAFDGTAYAGLTFTNLPTNRVVQMFWQPGNKGSTWTGNASFPAQLGLRTFPEGIRVTRNPVGEISALRQPAQTWSDLTVSNDLATNPFNGTTADTYEIEATYDLNGATATDFGFELHRRADGTRDAAIGYDRVRQTLADTPMPPVNNRVRLRILVDRGQLETFGNDGKVSVTDNVDFDSSSGSLGIRAYANNGTVRIESLTFRRLSKAWTSAPSGPDQGVGMIKWNGTDKCVDRDGATAAVAVWDCWNGTNQRWTFTAAGKIKIGDECLDQPGETIGNGAVLKTRPCWGGDNQRWVRVGANQYRNSWSQRCLDLPSGDPTNGRRLQVWDCVGGANQSWSMPTG, encoded by the coding sequence ATGCCCGGATCCGCCTTCACGCGCTCGCTCCGGCGTGGCACCACCACCCTCGCCGCGGTGGCCGTCCTCGTCGCCGCCTCGGTGATCGCCGCCCCCGCGGCGCAAGCGGCGACCTACCCGGAATACCCCTACGACGCCACCGACTACGACGAGCCCTTCCGCGGCCAGTTCCACTTCAGCTCGCAGGGCGGCTGGATGAACGACGTGAACGCGCCGCTGTACTACAACGGCGTCTACCACCTGTTCTACCAACACAACCCGCACGGCACGTACTGGGACACGATGCACTGGGGCCACGCGACGAGCACCGATCTCGTGCACTGGACCCAAAAGCCGATCGCCCTGGAGCCGGGCGTCCACAACGCCACGCTCTTCTCCGGTGGCGGCTGGGTGGACCACGACAACGTCACCGGCCTCAAGACCGGTGCCGACGCCCCGATCCTGTTGTTCACCAACACCAACGGCGTGTCCATCGCCTACAGCACGGACGGCGCCAAGACGTTCCGGATGCACAACGGCGGTGCCAAGGTGATCTCCACCCCGTACGAGTCCCGCGACCCGAAGGTGTTCCGGGACGCCGCCCGCAACCGCTGGGGCATGGTGTTCTGGGGGAACGACGGCGGCAACACCGCGAAGTTCTACAGCTCCACCGACCTGCTCACCTGGACCTACCGCGGCGAGTACCGCGCCGACTGGCTGTTCGAGTGCCCCGACCTCTACCAACTCCCGGTCGACGGCAACACCGCCAACCCCAAGTGGGTCCTTCAGGACGCGAGCGGCGAGTACGTCGTCGGCACGCTCAACAGCAACGGTGTCTTCGCCCCCGACTCCGGCTGGACGGGACCGCAGCGGATGGACGTGGGGCGCACGGCTTTCGACGGAACCGCCTACGCCGGCCTCACCTTCACCAACCTGCCCACCAACCGCGTGGTGCAGATGTTCTGGCAGCCCGGCAACAAGGGCTCGACCTGGACCGGCAACGCCTCCTTCCCCGCACAGCTCGGCCTGCGGACGTTCCCGGAGGGCATCCGGGTGACCCGCAACCCGGTTGGTGAGATCTCCGCCCTCCGCCAACCCGCTCAGACGTGGAGCGACCTGACGGTCTCCAACGACCTGGCGACCAACCCGTTCAACGGCACCACCGCCGACACCTACGAGATCGAGGCGACCTACGACCTGAACGGGGCCACGGCCACCGACTTCGGCTTCGAACTGCACCGCCGCGCAGACGGCACCCGTGACGCGGCGATCGGTTACGACCGCGTGCGCCAGACCCTCGCCGACACCCCCATGCCACCTGTGAACAACCGCGTGCGCCTTCGCATCCTGGTCGACCGAGGGCAATTGGAGACGTTCGGCAACGACGGCAAGGTGTCCGTCACCGACAACGTCGACTTCGACTCCTCCAGCGGCAGCCTCGGCATCCGCGCCTACGCCAACAACGGCACGGTCCGCATCGAATCGCTGACCTTCCGGCGGCTGAGCAAGGCGTGGACCAGCGCTCCCAGCGGACCGGACCAGGGCGTCGGCATGATCAAGTGGAACGGCACCGACAAGTGCGTCGACCGCGACGGCGCCACCGCCGCCGTCGCCGTCTGGGACTGCTGGAACGGCACCAACCAGCGCTGGACGTTCACCGCCGCGGGCAAGATCAAGATCGGCGACGAGTGCCTCGACCAACCCGGCGAGACCATCGGCAACGGCGCGGTGCTCAAGACCCGCCCGTGCTGGGGCGGCGACAACCAGCG
- a CDS encoding carbohydrate kinase family protein, whose translation MIIVGGEALVDLVPDRVGGYRPIPGGSPANTAVGLGRLGTQTALLARLANDRFGALLRAHLATSNVDLRHTVESTEPTTLAVVDVDAHGTADYSFYIDGCADGGWQPTDLPAALPPEAQLHVGGSFALAVEPMAATFETLLSREHPHRVISLDPNIRPVLVKDDTAVRARLHRWLGMVDIVKVSADDLRWIAPDRPPAEVVAEWHDLGPALVVVTRGAEGVYASGPTGDVELPALRVDVVDTVGAGDAFMAGLLAAFDRNDLLTRTDLGTLTRTDLADTLAYAQRVAAITCTRPGADSPWFDELLPTDVRTATR comes from the coding sequence ATGATCATCGTTGGCGGTGAGGCGCTCGTCGACCTCGTGCCCGACCGCGTCGGCGGCTACCGGCCCATCCCCGGCGGCAGCCCGGCCAACACCGCAGTCGGACTGGGCCGGCTCGGCACGCAGACCGCTCTGCTGGCGCGTCTGGCGAACGACCGCTTCGGCGCGTTGCTGCGCGCGCACCTCGCGACCTCCAACGTCGACCTGCGCCACACCGTCGAGTCGACCGAGCCGACGACGCTCGCGGTGGTGGACGTGGACGCGCACGGCACGGCCGACTACTCCTTCTACATCGACGGCTGCGCAGACGGCGGCTGGCAGCCGACCGACCTGCCGGCGGCCCTCCCGCCAGAAGCGCAACTGCACGTGGGCGGCTCCTTCGCCCTCGCGGTCGAGCCGATGGCCGCCACGTTCGAGACCCTGCTCTCCCGCGAACACCCCCACCGCGTCATCAGCCTCGACCCCAACATCCGGCCGGTGCTGGTCAAGGACGACACCGCCGTGCGGGCCCGGTTGCACCGCTGGCTGGGCATGGTCGACATCGTCAAGGTCAGCGCCGACGACCTGCGCTGGATCGCCCCCGACCGGCCGCCGGCCGAGGTCGTGGCCGAGTGGCACGACCTGGGACCGGCTCTCGTCGTCGTCACCCGCGGCGCGGAGGGCGTCTACGCCTCCGGCCCCACCGGTGACGTCGAACTGCCCGCCCTCCGGGTCGACGTCGTGGACACCGTGGGCGCGGGGGACGCGTTCATGGCGGGTCTGCTGGCGGCGTTCGACCGCAACGACCTGCTCACCCGCACCGACCTGGGCACCCTCACCCGCACCGACCTGGCCGACACCCTCGCCTACGCCCAACGCGTCGCGGCCATCACCTGCACCCGCCCCGGCGCCGACTCCCCGTGGTTCGACGAACTGCTCCCCACCGACGTCCGCACCGCGACCCGCTGA
- a CDS encoding NlpC/P60 family protein produces MTRRTVRTLSVAAALAGVVVATVACSPSPTTDNAGAPTSPRVEAQADRLVYERLADPARTVVRHGGDVVAVLTDTARTVVLNGPRRSFSEPQATKATVNTSSWVRLLPQPWRAGAEQESWFTEWFAKARGDTSPDVLAVATEYLAGKPDQTDANGVRFSGDASFGPVKASGAGRQEQSDFYDYLGVPWQFPDGPDAQPERGRYGSVDCSGYVRLVYGYRLGMPLLGTNTAGPGIPRRAYAISEFGPGVPLVPHERRRATDYGRLQPGDLVFFEIEDDPDTLDHVGIYLGLDDGGHHRFISSRERINGPTLGDVGGTSLLDDGGFYSTAWRSARRL; encoded by the coding sequence GTGACGCGGAGAACGGTGCGGACCCTGTCGGTCGCGGCGGCACTCGCCGGGGTGGTCGTCGCGACGGTCGCGTGTTCGCCGAGCCCGACGACCGACAACGCCGGCGCACCCACCTCCCCGCGGGTCGAGGCGCAGGCCGACCGGCTCGTCTACGAGCGGCTCGCCGACCCCGCCCGGACCGTCGTCCGCCACGGCGGTGACGTGGTCGCCGTCCTCACCGACACCGCGCGGACGGTGGTGCTCAACGGACCACGCCGGTCGTTCAGCGAACCGCAGGCGACCAAGGCCACGGTCAACACCTCCTCGTGGGTGCGGCTGCTCCCCCAGCCGTGGCGGGCCGGCGCCGAGCAGGAGAGCTGGTTCACCGAGTGGTTCGCCAAGGCGCGCGGCGACACCAGCCCGGACGTGCTCGCCGTCGCCACCGAGTACCTCGCCGGCAAACCCGACCAGACCGACGCCAACGGCGTGCGCTTCAGCGGCGACGCCTCGTTCGGGCCGGTGAAGGCCTCGGGAGCCGGGCGGCAGGAGCAGTCCGACTTCTACGACTACCTCGGCGTGCCCTGGCAGTTCCCCGACGGCCCCGACGCGCAACCCGAGCGGGGCCGCTACGGCTCGGTCGACTGCTCGGGCTACGTCCGCCTGGTCTACGGCTACCGCCTCGGCATGCCCCTGCTCGGCACCAACACGGCCGGACCGGGCATCCCCCGGCGCGCCTACGCGATCTCCGAGTTCGGCCCGGGTGTGCCACTGGTGCCCCACGAACGCCGCCGCGCCACCGACTACGGCCGCCTCCAGCCGGGCGACCTGGTCTTCTTCGAGATCGAGGACGACCCGGACACCCTCGACCACGTCGGCATCTACCTGGGCCTGGACGACGGCGGCCACCACCGCTTCATCTCCAGCCGCGAACGCATCAACGGCCCCACCCTGGGCGACGTCGGCGGCACCTCACTGCTGGACGACGGCGGCTTCTACTCGACGGCCTGGCGCTCCGCCCGCCGACTCTGA
- a CDS encoding poly-gamma-glutamate biosynthesis protein PgsC/CapC — MTNGSLLLPEVATLGLAIGLVFSLACYLTTNLSPGGMITPGWLALTLVEDYRRALLVVVMSAVTFGAVKLLQRVVILYGKRLFAAVVLTGVLLQTTLYLLIQSDYPLLFAHQTLGFVVPGLIAYQLVRQPPLVTALATGTVSAAGYGVLASGVLIGLVPTV; from the coding sequence GTGACCAACGGATCCCTCCTCCTGCCCGAGGTCGCCACCCTCGGCCTCGCCATCGGCCTGGTGTTCTCCCTGGCCTGCTACCTCACCACCAACCTCTCCCCCGGCGGCATGATCACCCCCGGCTGGCTCGCCCTCACGCTCGTCGAGGACTACCGCCGCGCCCTCCTGGTGGTGGTCATGAGCGCCGTCACCTTCGGGGCGGTGAAGCTGCTGCAGCGCGTGGTCATCCTCTACGGCAAGCGGCTGTTCGCGGCCGTGGTGCTCACCGGCGTGCTCCTGCAAACCACCCTGTACCTGCTCATCCAGAGCGACTACCCGCTGCTGTTCGCCCACCAGACGCTGGGCTTCGTCGTCCCCGGCCTGATCGCCTACCAGCTCGTGCGGCAGCCCCCGCTGGTCACCGCGCTGGCGACCGGTACCGTCAGCGCGGCCGGTTATGGTGTGCTGGCCAGCGGTGTGCTGATCGGGCTGGTGCCCACGGTGTGA
- the pgsB gene encoding poly-gamma-glutamate synthase PgsB, whose translation MTYLYVVFLVLTTGMLAAGVVEQRRHLAQLDSIEHRVLVNGIRGKSSITRLCAGALRGGGLVTTAKTTGTAARFIHPDGSEEPVYRKWGIANVVEQIGIVRRAAAYRSDVLVIECMAVMPDLQEINQSKLIRSTIGVLCNVREDHLAEMGPTLDDVARSLSRSMPVGGVCVTAEQDRLHILEEEAAKRNCELIAVDPESVTDEDMAGFTWVTFKENVAIALKVAELLGVNRRSALAGMWSAPPDPGVLSVQTRAVGDKRIKLANVFAANDPESTLMNIERLLEQGAIARPLHVVVNCRPDRVERNKQMGALIARIDPDRVVLIGEPTRSALSAVDERWRDRVTDLGGPRGQQELLDAILAEVESTASLVAIGNIHGQGEVLLEAVDHLPEPPAEEPGDAGRQPGGRGGAGRVPPGPPADRHGARPVPPRAAPGAPIRRTPPRGAPDGRPSRPLVDPTPVPRDRRPTPSPPVTPPHPASPHPASPHPTTPHPAAPHPAAPHPAAPHPAAPHPAAPHPAAPHPAAPHPAAPHPVDRPHPADRPRRADRPRRLPPDAAGNASAETRYLDPHPRRGLPPGPVPRTGAAPPHPPRRPAPDPHDDLADPARQQPPVRRAPRRPDDRPAPRSPEQQ comes from the coding sequence GTGACCTACCTCTACGTCGTCTTCCTGGTTCTCACGACGGGCATGCTCGCCGCGGGCGTCGTCGAGCAGCGCAGGCACCTGGCCCAGCTCGACAGCATCGAGCACCGGGTCCTGGTCAACGGCATCCGCGGCAAGAGCTCCATCACCCGCCTGTGCGCGGGCGCGCTGCGCGGCGGCGGGCTGGTCACCACGGCCAAGACCACCGGCACGGCGGCGCGGTTCATCCACCCCGACGGCAGCGAGGAACCCGTCTACCGCAAGTGGGGCATCGCCAACGTCGTCGAGCAGATCGGCATCGTGCGCCGCGCCGCCGCCTACCGGTCCGACGTGCTGGTCATCGAGTGCATGGCCGTCATGCCCGACCTCCAGGAGATCAACCAGAGCAAGCTGATCCGCTCCACCATCGGGGTGCTGTGCAACGTCCGCGAGGACCACCTCGCCGAGATGGGCCCGACCCTGGACGACGTGGCCCGCTCGCTGAGCCGGTCCATGCCCGTGGGTGGCGTGTGCGTGACCGCCGAACAGGACCGGTTGCACATCCTCGAAGAGGAGGCGGCCAAGCGGAACTGCGAGCTCATCGCCGTCGACCCCGAGTCCGTCACCGACGAGGACATGGCCGGCTTCACGTGGGTCACGTTCAAGGAGAACGTCGCCATCGCCCTCAAGGTGGCCGAACTGCTCGGGGTCAACCGGCGCTCGGCGCTGGCCGGCATGTGGTCGGCGCCCCCGGACCCGGGTGTGCTGTCCGTGCAGACCCGCGCCGTGGGCGACAAGCGGATCAAGCTCGCCAACGTGTTCGCCGCCAACGACCCCGAGTCCACGCTGATGAACATCGAGCGGCTGCTGGAGCAGGGCGCCATCGCGCGCCCGCTGCACGTGGTCGTCAACTGCCGCCCGGACCGCGTGGAGCGCAACAAGCAGATGGGCGCGTTGATCGCCCGCATCGACCCCGACCGGGTGGTGCTCATCGGCGAGCCCACCCGCAGCGCGCTGTCCGCCGTGGACGAGCGGTGGCGGGACCGGGTGACCGACCTCGGCGGCCCGCGCGGGCAGCAGGAGCTGCTGGACGCGATCCTGGCCGAGGTCGAGTCCACCGCGTCCCTGGTGGCGATCGGCAACATCCACGGCCAGGGCGAGGTCCTGCTGGAGGCCGTCGACCACCTGCCCGAGCCCCCGGCCGAGGAGCCCGGCGACGCCGGCCGGCAGCCCGGGGGCCGCGGCGGGGCGGGACGGGTACCACCCGGGCCCCCGGCCGACCGGCACGGCGCCCGTCCGGTCCCACCGCGAGCGGCACCGGGCGCCCCGATCCGCCGCACCCCGCCGCGCGGGGCACCGGACGGGCGCCCGTCGCGTCCCCTCGTCGACCCGACGCCCGTGCCGCGCGACCGACGTCCGACGCCCTCGCCGCCGGTCACCCCTCCTCACCCGGCCTCACCCCACCCGGCCTCACCCCACCCGACCACACCTCACCCGGCCGCTCCCCACCCGGCCGCTCCCCACCCGGCCGCTCCCCACCCGGCCGCACCCCACCCGGCCGCACCCCACCCGGCCGCACCCCACCCGGCCGCACCCCACCCGGCCGCTCCCCACCCGGTCGACCGCCCCCACCCGGCGGACCGGCCCCGCCGCGCGGACCGGCCGCGCCGCCTGCCGCCGGACGCCGCCGGGAACGCCTCGGCCGAGACGCGGTACCTCGACCCCCACCCGCGGCGGGGCCTGCCACCCGGCCCGGTGCCGCGCACCGGTGCCGCACCGCCGCACCCGCCCCGGCGACCGGCCCCCGACCCGCACGACGACCTCGCCGACCCCGCTCGGCAGCAGCCACCCGTCCGCCGCGCACCCCGACGGCCGGACGACCGTCCCGCACCCCGCAGCCCGGAGCAGCAGTGA
- a CDS encoding HAMP domain-containing protein → MRRLREQLPEHGFLSAVRSLPALLLVLLLAVAVTTGVLLGRDAEEEVPAAFRDSQLEIALGVARSIGATASQSLGDLRTASVGAGDKPDQALDALVRNRRWRGAAVLSGTGRTLVAARGEQVPVQAVPAQVDGAAVASTVAANGEAVLVAATALPDGRLLVATSAVRLPEPDADQALRQSFVLTTLSGKVVGAVGPLARDRAPAVDRLVADAARAASGGSGVLLGDRADRVQPTFAYARVTPSSSPDSLDLAVVAVADGRLFSGSSGASGVLPAALLALVAVAGFLVVRRVVTSPVLAARSDLLSLAAGDLDTEVRPARTAEVARVVAAADLCLDRLTGGTGQARPVTGRRPTVRATAGVLAASVFAWSAGMLVVYRSAEVEIPDTVVASVRTQTAKATEALRRSMNDGLADLAAVADGGGSRDTLRAALAQVMAGQTRYRSLYLVDPAGRVETSHGRPPLRTGEPPAKSAGLRQQNQTGRVPVIFAEVPLKDGSTLIGEFDLDHLGGLLRQVPGNARLVDGEFRTISATEGFIAFEQVDDQAMRDSAARAGRGAAVSAVHPGEDGPGIFSAAAVQGGEVGKLGWTVVAEKPGAELALPVNQSRRHAQLVALMAALVALFGYGWLTFSVLGPLRRVARAADRLVRGDFGSVIYPQRHDEVGTIASCLEICRQAVTQGHDRLGEVRRPRGAATDPTRVMEPVATPARPTTPARPATPATTATTRTPVRRPPTSARTGKGVR, encoded by the coding sequence GTGAGACGCCTGCGGGAGCAACTCCCGGAGCACGGGTTCCTCAGCGCCGTCAGGTCGTTGCCCGCGCTGCTGCTGGTCCTGCTCCTCGCCGTGGCCGTCACCACCGGTGTGCTGCTCGGCCGCGACGCCGAGGAAGAGGTCCCCGCGGCGTTCCGCGACTCGCAGCTCGAGATCGCCCTGGGCGTGGCCCGCTCGATCGGCGCGACCGCCAGCCAGAGCCTCGGCGACCTGCGCACCGCCTCGGTCGGCGCCGGCGACAAGCCCGACCAGGCCTTGGACGCACTGGTGCGCAACCGCAGGTGGCGCGGGGCCGCGGTGCTCTCGGGCACCGGCCGCACCCTCGTGGCCGCCCGCGGCGAGCAGGTGCCCGTGCAAGCGGTCCCGGCACAGGTCGACGGCGCCGCGGTGGCCTCGACGGTCGCGGCCAACGGCGAAGCCGTCCTCGTCGCCGCGACGGCACTGCCCGACGGGCGCCTGCTCGTGGCGACCAGCGCCGTGCGGCTGCCCGAGCCGGACGCGGACCAGGCGCTGAGGCAGTCGTTCGTGCTCACGACCCTGAGCGGCAAGGTCGTCGGCGCGGTCGGGCCGCTCGCGCGGGACCGCGCACCGGCCGTCGACCGCCTGGTCGCCGACGCCGCCCGCGCCGCGTCCGGCGGGTCGGGTGTCCTGCTGGGCGACCGGGCCGACCGCGTCCAACCCACCTTCGCCTACGCCCGCGTGACGCCGTCGAGCAGCCCCGACAGCCTCGACCTCGCGGTGGTCGCCGTCGCCGACGGCCGGCTGTTCAGCGGCTCGTCGGGCGCGTCCGGCGTCCTGCCCGCCGCGCTGCTCGCACTGGTCGCCGTCGCCGGGTTCCTGGTCGTGCGCCGCGTCGTCACCAGCCCCGTGCTCGCCGCGCGGTCCGACCTGCTCTCCCTGGCCGCCGGCGACCTGGACACCGAGGTCCGCCCGGCCCGGACCGCCGAGGTCGCCCGGGTCGTGGCCGCCGCCGACCTGTGCCTGGACCGCCTGACCGGCGGGACCGGGCAGGCGCGACCGGTCACCGGCCGCCGGCCGACCGTCCGGGCCACCGCCGGCGTCCTCGCGGCCTCGGTGTTCGCCTGGTCGGCGGGGATGCTCGTGGTCTACCGCTCCGCCGAGGTGGAGATCCCGGACACGGTCGTGGCCAGCGTGCGCACGCAGACCGCCAAAGCCACCGAAGCCCTGCGGCGCAGCATGAACGACGGCTTGGCCGACCTGGCCGCGGTCGCCGACGGCGGCGGGTCGCGCGACACCCTGCGCGCCGCGCTCGCCCAGGTCATGGCCGGTCAGACCCGTTACCGCAGCCTCTACCTGGTCGACCCCGCCGGGCGGGTGGAGACGTCCCACGGCCGGCCGCCGCTGCGCACCGGCGAACCGCCGGCCAAGAGCGCCGGACTGCGCCAGCAGAACCAGACCGGCCGCGTTCCGGTCATCTTCGCGGAGGTGCCGCTCAAGGACGGCTCGACGCTGATCGGCGAGTTCGACCTGGACCACCTCGGCGGGCTGCTCCGGCAGGTGCCGGGCAACGCGCGCCTGGTCGACGGCGAGTTCCGCACCATCAGCGCCACCGAGGGGTTCATCGCGTTCGAGCAGGTCGACGACCAGGCGATGCGCGACAGCGCCGCCCGAGCCGGGCGCGGCGCCGCCGTCAGCGCGGTCCACCCCGGCGAGGACGGTCCGGGCATCTTCTCCGCCGCCGCCGTGCAGGGCGGCGAGGTCGGCAAGCTCGGCTGGACCGTGGTCGCCGAGAAGCCCGGCGCGGAACTCGCGCTGCCGGTCAACCAGAGCCGCCGCCACGCCCAGCTGGTCGCGCTCATGGCCGCGCTCGTCGCGCTGTTCGGCTACGGCTGGTTGACCTTCTCGGTGCTCGGCCCGCTGCGCCGGGTGGCGCGCGCCGCCGACCGGCTCGTGCGCGGCGACTTCGGTTCGGTCATCTACCCCCAGCGGCACGACGAGGTCGGCACCATCGCGTCCTGCCTGGAGATCTGCCGCCAGGCCGTGACGCAGGGCCACGACCGGCTCGGCGAGGTGCGCAGGCCGCGGGGCGCGGCCACCGACCCCACCAGGGTGATGGAACCGGTCGCCACGCCCGCCCGGCCCACCACGCCCGCCCGGCCCGCCACGCCCGCCACGACCGCCACGACCCGCACCCCGGTCCGCCGCCCGCCGACCTCCGCCCGAACGGGGAAGGGCGTCCGGTGA
- a CDS encoding heavy metal translocating P-type ATPase gives MVAGVTTTEITRNPPRTGVWGLPEVRWASAATALFALGLSLWWAGAPAWLWWSLLLACYAAGGWEPALTGLRALRERSLDVDLLMIVAAIGAAAIGQVVDGALLIVIFATSGALEAVLTRRTADSVRELLDLAPQRAARVVGGGEEVVDASALGVGDEILVRPGERVGADGLVVDGVGEVDEASITGEPLPVAKAVGDEVFAGSLNGSGALRVRVTRDPSDSVLARIVALVGRASETKARTQLLIEKVEQRYSIGVVVATLALFGVPLVFGAQLQPTLLRAMTFMIVASPCALVLATMPPLLAAIANAGRHGVLVKSAVAMEQLGAVTVVAVDKTGTLTEGRPHLVAGDDEVLALAAAVEVWSEHPVAAAIVTAAGERGLRPAAAREFRATPGVGVTGVVGGRRVSVVAAPDSATGGRTAVAVEVDGTRVGVLLLADRVRPSSAAAVAGLHAVVGAPPVLLSGDNPEAARRVAAEVGIHDARGGLLPHDKADAVTALRREGQRVLFVGDGVNDAPAMATADAGIAVGRRGSDLTVETADAVVLRDDLEAVPAVVALARRARRLVVANLVVAGSIVLVLATWDLLGTLPLPLGVAGHEGSTVLVALNGLRLLSKRAWPAHHRTSPSPRPARRVTAGQATSARCRT, from the coding sequence ATGGTAGCCGGCGTGACGACGACGGAGATCACCCGGAACCCGCCCCGCACCGGGGTGTGGGGGCTGCCGGAGGTCCGGTGGGCGAGTGCGGCCACCGCGCTCTTCGCACTGGGGCTGAGCCTGTGGTGGGCCGGTGCACCGGCATGGCTGTGGTGGTCGCTGCTCCTGGCCTGCTACGCCGCCGGCGGCTGGGAACCCGCGCTGACCGGGCTGCGGGCGCTGCGCGAGAGGTCGCTGGACGTGGACCTGCTGATGATCGTGGCCGCCATCGGGGCCGCCGCGATCGGCCAGGTCGTGGACGGGGCGCTGCTCATCGTCATCTTCGCCACCTCCGGCGCGCTGGAGGCGGTGCTGACCCGGCGCACGGCCGACTCGGTGCGGGAGCTGCTGGACCTGGCCCCGCAGCGCGCCGCCCGGGTGGTCGGCGGCGGCGAGGAGGTCGTGGACGCCTCGGCGTTGGGGGTGGGCGACGAGATCCTGGTGCGGCCCGGTGAGCGGGTCGGCGCGGACGGGCTCGTGGTGGACGGGGTCGGCGAGGTGGACGAGGCGTCGATCACCGGTGAGCCGCTGCCGGTGGCGAAGGCGGTCGGGGACGAGGTGTTCGCCGGATCGCTCAACGGGTCCGGGGCGCTGCGCGTGCGGGTGACCCGCGATCCGTCGGACAGCGTGCTGGCGCGGATCGTCGCGTTGGTGGGGCGGGCGTCGGAGACCAAGGCGCGGACGCAGTTGCTCATCGAAAAGGTGGAGCAGCGGTACTCGATCGGCGTGGTCGTGGCGACGCTGGCGTTGTTCGGGGTGCCGCTGGTGTTCGGCGCGCAGTTGCAGCCGACCCTCCTGCGCGCCATGACGTTCATGATCGTGGCGTCGCCGTGCGCCCTGGTGCTGGCGACCATGCCGCCGCTGCTGGCCGCCATCGCCAACGCCGGGCGGCACGGCGTGCTGGTGAAGTCCGCGGTCGCGATGGAGCAGCTGGGCGCGGTGACGGTGGTCGCCGTGGACAAGACCGGCACGCTCACCGAAGGCCGCCCGCACCTGGTCGCGGGCGACGACGAGGTGCTGGCCCTCGCGGCGGCGGTCGAGGTGTGGAGCGAGCACCCGGTGGCGGCGGCGATCGTGACCGCCGCTGGCGAGCGCGGGCTGCGGCCGGCGGCGGCACGGGAGTTCCGGGCGACCCCGGGCGTGGGCGTGACGGGCGTCGTCGGCGGGCGTCGGGTGTCGGTGGTGGCCGCCCCGGACTCGGCGACCGGCGGTCGGACGGCGGTGGCGGTCGAGGTCGACGGCACGCGGGTCGGGGTCCTGCTGCTGGCCGACCGGGTCCGCCCCTCCAGCGCCGCCGCGGTCGCCGGGCTGCACGCGGTGGTCGGCGCGCCGCCGGTGCTCCTCAGCGGCGACAACCCCGAGGCGGCACGACGCGTCGCCGCCGAGGTCGGCATCCACGACGCCCGCGGCGGGCTGCTCCCCCACGACAAGGCCGACGCGGTGACCGCCCTGCGGCGGGAGGGACAGCGCGTGCTGTTCGTCGGCGACGGCGTCAACGACGCCCCGGCCATGGCCACCGCCGACGCCGGGATCGCGGTGGGCCGCAGGGGTTCCGACCTCACCGTGGAGACGGCGGACGCGGTCGTGCTGCGCGACGACCTGGAGGCGGTCCCGGCCGTGGTCGCGCTGGCCCGCCGAGCCCGCCGCCTGGTGGTGGCCAACCTGGTCGTCGCCGGGTCGATCGTCCTGGTGCTGGCGACGTGGGACCTGCTCGGCACGCTGCCCCTACCCCTGGGCGTGGCCGGGCACGAGGGGTCCACCGTGCTCGTCGCGCTGAACGGCCTGCGCCTGCTGTCCAAGCGCGCGTGGCCCGCACATCACCGAACGTCGCCGAGCCCGCGTCCGGCACGGCGGGTGACGGCCGGGCAGGCGACCAGCGCCCGGTGCCGGACGTGA
- a CDS encoding ArsR/SmtB family transcription factor has translation MGHGTGDRGVPPAVLDAESAASVAATLQALATPSRLRILARLRHGPCAVGELAEAIEMEQSAVSHQLRLLRALGLVVGTRHGRSIVYSLYDDHVAQLLDEAVYHIEHLGMGATDAV, from the coding sequence ATGGGACACGGGACGGGCGATCGGGGCGTGCCGCCCGCCGTGCTGGACGCGGAGTCGGCGGCGAGCGTGGCCGCGACCCTCCAGGCCCTGGCGACCCCCAGCAGGCTGCGCATCCTCGCCCGGCTGCGGCACGGCCCCTGCGCGGTGGGCGAGTTGGCCGAGGCGATCGAGATGGAGCAGTCCGCGGTCTCCCACCAGCTGCGCCTGCTGCGCGCGTTGGGGCTGGTGGTGGGCACCCGGCACGGGCGCAGCATCGTCTACAGCCTCTACGACGACCACGTGGCCCAACTGCTGGACGAGGCCGTCTACCACATCGAACACCTCGGCATGGGCGCCACCGACGCGGTCTGA